One Methanobacterium sp. Maddingley MBC34 DNA segment encodes these proteins:
- a CDS encoding ribosomal protein L29 (PFAM: Ribosomal L29 protein~TIGRFAM: ribosomal protein L29): protein MVILRSKEIREMGMEEIQKKLEELQAEHASHISKSAAAGIYENPGKIKELKRTIARVKTIINEKNKEN from the coding sequence ATGGTTATATTAAGGAGTAAAGAGATACGTGAAATGGGAATGGAGGAAATCCAGAAAAAACTGGAAGAACTTCAGGCAGAACATGCCAGTCACATTTCCAAGAGCGCTGCCGCGGGGATTTACGAAAACCCGGGGAAGATCAAGGAACTTAAAAGAACCATAGCACGTGTCAAAACCATAATTAACGAAAAAAATAAGGAGAACTAA